In the Enterococcus saigonensis genome, one interval contains:
- a CDS encoding heavy metal translocating P-type ATPase, with protein sequence MNNEQVASFVITGMTCANCSARVEKELKAQPGVLHANVNLATEKATVQFSETTADDLIKSVENIGYGAILDDQEHRQQVADKKLARIQRMRRDLVMSAVLVAPLMIAMIAMLLGFNTPWVHFFHRPIVQLILVVPIQFGVGLRFYKGAYHALKTKAPNMDVLVSLGTTAAFLLSFYNGFLGGNPHELYFESSGMIIALILLGKYLETTAKNKTSSAIKQLMQLQAKVARILNEDGSQSEVEIAAVKESMKVIIRPGEQIPVDGIVVSGKTTVDESMLTGESMPVTKTTDSTVFGGTLNNTGQLVIKTLKVGDETVLARIIRMVEEAQGQKAPIQQIADKISAVFVPSVLVIAVVTLIVTGLVSGDWQAALMHSVAVLVIACPCALGLATPTAIMVGTGLGAKNGILIKGGAVLEQAAQLNAIVLDKTGTITKGKPAVTDLQLATVDLLAILVSLEKASEHPLATAIVDYGHKREIKEESINHFESLPGLGITGQVKGTTYFVGNPKLMADKEDSGNYLSKLHQWTKEGKTVMLISNETTILGAVAVADEIKTTSKAAIATLQKHGITVYMLTGDNQVAAEFIGSQVGIAEQNIFAEVMPDEKSAKIAELQAKGILVGMVGDGINDAPALALADVGIAMGSGTDIAMETADVTLIHSDLMYLDQMLQLSKGTIKKIKQNLFWAFVYNTVGIPFAALGFLNPIIAGGAMAFSSVSVLLNSLSLNRLKLEKRE encoded by the coding sequence ATGAATAATGAACAAGTTGCAAGTTTTGTCATTACTGGCATGACGTGTGCCAATTGTTCAGCTCGGGTTGAAAAAGAATTGAAGGCACAACCAGGAGTGTTACATGCAAATGTTAATTTAGCTACGGAAAAAGCAACGGTCCAATTTAGTGAAACAACAGCAGATGATCTAATCAAAAGTGTTGAAAATATCGGCTATGGTGCAATTTTAGATGACCAAGAGCACCGACAACAAGTAGCGGACAAAAAGCTGGCACGTATCCAAAGAATGCGTCGAGATTTAGTGATGAGTGCCGTTTTAGTTGCACCATTAATGATTGCGATGATTGCAATGCTTCTTGGGTTTAATACGCCTTGGGTACACTTTTTTCATCGTCCAATCGTTCAGTTGATTTTAGTTGTACCCATTCAATTTGGAGTCGGTCTGCGTTTTTACAAAGGAGCGTATCACGCTTTAAAAACAAAGGCACCTAATATGGATGTTCTAGTTTCTTTAGGGACTACGGCAGCGTTTCTTTTAAGTTTTTATAATGGCTTTTTAGGTGGAAATCCCCATGAGCTTTATTTTGAAAGTAGCGGTATGATTATTGCTTTAATTTTATTAGGAAAATATCTAGAAACTACTGCGAAAAATAAAACGAGTTCCGCTATTAAACAACTTATGCAGTTACAAGCTAAAGTAGCTCGTATTTTAAATGAAGATGGTAGTCAAAGTGAAGTTGAAATTGCCGCAGTTAAAGAAAGTATGAAAGTTATTATCCGACCTGGCGAACAAATTCCAGTAGATGGCATTGTTGTTAGTGGTAAAACGACTGTTGATGAAAGTATGTTGACAGGTGAAAGCATGCCCGTAACAAAAACAACCGATAGTACAGTTTTTGGCGGAACGCTTAATAATACTGGGCAATTGGTCATTAAGACCTTAAAAGTCGGCGATGAAACAGTTTTAGCTCGCATTATTCGCATGGTTGAAGAAGCACAAGGGCAAAAAGCGCCAATTCAGCAAATTGCCGACAAAATCTCAGCAGTGTTTGTACCCAGTGTTTTAGTAATTGCTGTGGTAACATTAATTGTGACCGGACTTGTGAGTGGTGATTGGCAAGCGGCTTTAATGCATAGCGTTGCTGTTTTAGTAATTGCGTGTCCTTGTGCTCTGGGACTTGCAACGCCCACGGCCATTATGGTTGGAACCGGACTAGGAGCTAAAAATGGGATTTTAATTAAAGGGGGCGCAGTTTTAGAACAAGCTGCACAACTAAATGCGATTGTCCTAGATAAAACGGGAACAATTACAAAAGGAAAACCAGCAGTCACAGATTTACAGTTAGCTACAGTGGATTTATTAGCCATTTTGGTTAGTTTAGAGAAAGCTTCAGAACACCCCTTAGCAACTGCTATTGTGGATTATGGTCATAAACGAGAGATAAAAGAGGAAAGTATTAACCACTTTGAATCATTGCCTGGATTAGGCATTACTGGACAGGTAAAGGGCACAACTTATTTTGTTGGGAATCCTAAACTTATGGCTGATAAAGAAGATAGTGGAAATTATCTCTCCAAACTGCACCAATGGACAAAAGAAGGCAAGACTGTCATGTTAATCTCTAATGAGACAACAATTTTAGGTGCCGTAGCAGTAGCAGATGAAATCAAGACGACTTCCAAAGCGGCAATAGCGACTTTACAAAAACATGGTATTACAGTATATATGCTAACTGGTGACAACCAAGTCGCAGCTGAATTTATCGGCTCCCAAGTAGGAATAGCTGAGCAGAATATTTTTGCCGAAGTTATGCCAGACGAAAAGTCTGCCAAAATAGCAGAGTTGCAAGCAAAAGGTATTTTGGTTGGCATGGTAGGTGACGGCATCAACGATGCGCCTGCTTTAGCATTAGCTGATGTAGGGATTGCTATGGGGAGTGGAACAGACATTGCTATGGAAACTGCTGATGTAACGTTGATTCATAGTGATTTAATGTATCTAGATCAAATGTTACAATTATCTAAAGGGACAATAAAAAAAATTAAACAAAACTTATTCTGGGCGTTTGTTTACAATACGGTTGGTATTCCTTTTGCTGCGCTAGGATTCTTAAATCCAATTATTGCTGGAGGAGCGATGGCATTTAGTTCAGTCAGTGTATTATTAAACTCACTTAGTCTTAATCGATTAAAACTAGAAAAGAGGGAGTAG
- the copZ gene encoding copper chaperone CopZ encodes MKQTFNISGMSCEHCVARVEGAIKALPGVKKVKINLKKNNGVVKYDDSQLTDEKIIAAVTAAGYPTEVL; translated from the coding sequence ATGAAACAAACATTTAATATTAGTGGTATGAGTTGTGAACACTGTGTTGCACGCGTAGAAGGTGCGATTAAGGCGTTACCGGGCGTGAAAAAAGTCAAAATTAATTTGAAGAAAAATAATGGTGTGGTGAAATATGATGATAGCCAATTAACCGATGAAAAAATTATTGCAGCAGTCACTGCGGCGGGCTATCCAACTGAGGTGCTCTAA
- a CDS encoding CopY/TcrY family copper transport repressor, whose translation MTIEPVKISDAEWEVMRVLWTLNSATAHEIAAILGDKMDWKLATVKTLLGRLSKKEVIRSESEGKRFIYYPNVSEKATVRSATENLFSHICAQKIGMTIADLVNEAQLTATDIAAINTALAAKTPVENIACNCIPGQCECSQHQVKINH comes from the coding sequence ATGACAATAGAACCTGTGAAAATTAGTGATGCAGAGTGGGAAGTCATGCGAGTGTTATGGACATTAAATTCTGCGACTGCTCATGAAATTGCCGCGATTTTGGGAGATAAGATGGATTGGAAATTGGCCACTGTCAAAACACTTTTGGGTCGCTTGAGTAAAAAAGAAGTGATTCGTAGTGAATCAGAAGGAAAGAGATTCATTTATTATCCTAACGTATCTGAAAAAGCAACTGTTCGCAGTGCGACAGAAAACCTTTTTTCTCATATTTGTGCCCAAAAGATTGGTATGACAATCGCTGATCTAGTCAACGAGGCTCAGTTGACGGCCACAGATATAGCGGCAATTAACACAGCGTTGGCAGCTAAAACACCAGTAGAGAATATAGCGTGTAATTGTATTCCCGGCCAATGTGAGTGTAGTCAACATCAAGTTAAAATAAATCATTAA
- a CDS encoding aldose epimerase family protein, translated as MATVEKLESKELGTYYEVKNENGVVLGLHPFGARSISLVVPVDDTLRDVLVGCKTIADYKENSYYNAAIGPVAGRIAGARFELEGTIYETEANQKGNTLHGGFEGFDLRDWQAQTFSLGNKAGVVFTLEDEDGNHGFPGNVVAKVTYTLSDDNQYSFKFEATTDKATLFNPTNHGYYNLTGTPSEAIDEHLLQINAKFVAKTNNDVTTTGEKVAVAGTKFDFISENKIGETLLDDPFLIEDDAEEALTLTSPDGKVALTLITQAPAVVIYTTGTAEAGTEMKNGVMANHGAVAIEPQGVPGTEIYPQFGSITLTPDEPYSMESTFKLVF; from the coding sequence ATGGCAACAGTTGAAAAGTTAGAGAGTAAGGAACTGGGAACATATTATGAAGTGAAAAATGAAAATGGGGTAGTTTTAGGATTACATCCTTTTGGGGCGCGTTCGATTTCTTTAGTAGTGCCCGTTGATGATACTTTACGAGATGTATTAGTTGGTTGTAAAACAATCGCAGACTACAAAGAAAATAGTTATTATAATGCTGCAATTGGTCCAGTAGCTGGTCGTATAGCAGGAGCTCGTTTTGAATTAGAAGGAACTATTTATGAAACAGAAGCAAATCAAAAAGGAAATACACTACATGGTGGTTTTGAAGGATTTGATTTGCGTGACTGGCAAGCCCAAACCTTTAGTTTGGGAAATAAAGCTGGTGTAGTTTTCACCTTAGAAGATGAAGATGGTAACCATGGATTTCCCGGCAATGTGGTAGCAAAAGTCACCTATACTTTATCAGATGATAACCAATATAGCTTTAAATTTGAAGCGACAACTGATAAAGCAACTCTGTTTAACCCAACGAATCATGGTTATTATAATTTGACAGGTACCCCAAGTGAAGCAATTGATGAACATCTTTTACAAATTAACGCTAAATTTGTTGCTAAAACAAATAATGATGTTACAACAACAGGAGAAAAAGTTGCCGTCGCTGGTACGAAATTTGATTTTATTTCAGAGAATAAAATTGGTGAAACGTTGTTAGATGATCCGTTTTTAATTGAAGATGATGCAGAGGAAGCTTTGACTTTAACCTCACCAGATGGAAAGGTTGCTTTAACGCTGATAACTCAGGCTCCGGCAGTTGTCATTTACACGACAGGTACAGCAGAAGCGGGGACAGAGATGAAAAACGGAGTTATGGCTAATCATGGTGCCGTTGCAATTGAACCTCAAGGAGTTCCTGGAACAGAAATTTATCCACAATTTGGAAGTATCACGTTAACGCCAGATGAACCGTATTCGATGGAAAGTACTTTTAAATTAGTTTTTTAA
- a CDS encoding DUF2969 domain-containing protein produces MTKKKDIEVKVEEVKKDIKGKNYIVNQLSIGKKVIGEILTMGEKNYEAFLGEDDLGAYKSLDLAVEAVLLQHNLHD; encoded by the coding sequence ATGACAAAGAAAAAAGATATTGAAGTTAAAGTAGAAGAAGTGAAAAAAGATATTAAAGGTAAAAATTACATTGTTAACCAACTATCAATTGGCAAAAAAGTTATTGGTGAAATCTTGACAATGGGTGAAAAAAACTACGAAGCTTTCTTAGGTGAAGATGATTTAGGCGCTTATAAATCCTTAGATTTAGCGGTAGAAGCCGTATTATTGCAACATAATTTGCATGACTAA
- a CDS encoding CBS and ACT domain-containing protein, protein MSVRDFMTKNLVVVAPDTPIFDAIDLMKQHDIHRLPVLQQEKLVGLITEGIIQEAMPSKATSLSVYEANYLLNKTTVGDVMEKNVLTIEPDALLEDAIYKMRENKIAVLPVVQGESVKGIITNNDIFAAFLKITGYNDGGTRVSLQITDDHVGILAEITKLLAEHDFSILTIVVNRMELATIIEIQVQSRNVEKVKEVLTTAGYFVTAAVLTNATNA, encoded by the coding sequence ATGAGTGTTCGTGATTTTATGACAAAAAATTTAGTGGTAGTGGCACCAGATACACCAATTTTTGATGCTATTGATTTAATGAAACAACATGATATTCATCGTTTACCAGTTTTGCAACAGGAAAAATTAGTTGGTCTAATTACAGAAGGGATTATACAAGAAGCGATGCCTTCTAAAGCTACCAGTTTGAGTGTTTATGAAGCCAATTACTTATTAAATAAGACAACTGTTGGTGACGTTATGGAAAAAAATGTTTTAACGATTGAACCAGATGCATTGTTAGAAGACGCTATTTATAAAATGCGAGAAAATAAGATCGCTGTACTGCCCGTAGTACAAGGCGAGTCTGTTAAAGGAATTATTACCAACAATGATATTTTTGCGGCTTTTTTGAAAATTACTGGCTACAATGATGGTGGCACACGAGTTAGCTTACAAATCACCGATGATCATGTAGGGATTTTAGCAGAAATTACCAAGCTGTTAGCCGAACACGATTTTAGTATTTTAACTATTGTCGTTAATCGAATGGAATTGGCAACAATAATTGAGATACAAGTGCAGTCTCGTAATGTTGAAAAAGTTAAAGAGGTGCTAACAACAGCTGGCTATTTCGTGACTGCGGCTGTTTTAACGAACGCTACTAACGCATAA
- a CDS encoding ABC transporter ATP-binding protein produces MLEIKNLTVHYGVIEAVHDVSFNVNKGEIVSLIGANGAGKTTILRTISGLLRPSQGEIAFKGQNITKTPPQKIVTAGLSQVPEGRHVFSGLTVQENLEMGAFLRKDGEVKKDYEQVFKKFPVLKERRNQDAATLSGGEQQMLAMGRALMSKPELLLLDEPSMGLAPIFIKEIFSIIEEINQQGTTILLIEQNAKMALSIANRGYVLETGSVVLKGTGEELLASDEVKKAYLGG; encoded by the coding sequence ATGCTAGAAATTAAAAATTTGACAGTGCATTACGGCGTTATTGAAGCTGTTCATGATGTGTCATTTAACGTTAACAAAGGGGAGATTGTTTCTTTAATTGGCGCCAATGGAGCAGGGAAAACAACAATCTTGCGGACGATTTCTGGCTTATTGCGCCCGAGCCAAGGGGAAATTGCGTTTAAAGGGCAAAATATTACCAAAACACCGCCACAAAAAATTGTCACAGCTGGATTATCTCAAGTGCCAGAAGGACGTCATGTTTTTAGCGGGTTAACCGTACAGGAAAACTTGGAGATGGGCGCTTTTTTACGTAAAGACGGCGAAGTAAAAAAAGATTACGAACAAGTTTTTAAAAAATTCCCTGTTTTAAAAGAACGGAGAAATCAAGACGCAGCGACACTTTCTGGTGGTGAACAACAAATGCTGGCGATGGGGCGCGCATTAATGTCAAAACCTGAACTACTCTTGTTAGACGAACCTTCAATGGGACTAGCACCGATTTTTATTAAGGAGATATTCAGTATCATTGAAGAAATTAATCAACAAGGAACCACGATTTTGCTCATAGAACAAAATGCTAAAATGGCATTATCGATTGCAAACCGCGGATATGTTTTGGAAACCGGTAGTGTCGTATTAAAAGGGACTGGTGAAGAATTGTTGGCCAGCGATGAAGTGAAAAAAGCTTATTTAGGGGGTTAA
- a CDS encoding ABC transporter ATP-binding protein translates to MPLLTVKNLTKNFGGLAAVSHVNMALDKNELVGLIGPNGAGKTTLFNLLTGVYEPSTGDVIFSPSGQAERLNGLKPYHIAKMGLSRTFQNIRLFKDLSVIENVLIAMNAKHQEGFFTSILRLPKFYRNETDLKQKAVELLAIFGLENKLTTLAKNLPYGEQRRLEIVRALATEPKILFLDEPAAGMNPQETAELTELIRKIQKDFQLTILLIEHDMSLVMDVCQRIYVLEYGRIIAEGEPEKIKADPRVIKAYLGGDM, encoded by the coding sequence ATGCCTCTATTAACAGTTAAAAATTTAACCAAAAATTTTGGTGGCTTGGCTGCTGTTTCCCATGTGAATATGGCATTGGATAAAAATGAATTAGTTGGTTTAATAGGTCCTAATGGTGCGGGAAAAACGACACTATTTAATCTTTTGACCGGTGTGTATGAACCTAGTACAGGGGATGTTATCTTTTCTCCCAGTGGACAAGCCGAACGATTAAATGGCCTAAAGCCTTACCATATTGCAAAAATGGGTTTATCTCGTACTTTCCAAAATATCCGTTTATTTAAAGATTTGAGCGTTATAGAGAATGTTTTAATTGCGATGAATGCCAAGCATCAAGAAGGTTTTTTCACGAGCATTTTACGTTTACCAAAATTTTACCGTAATGAAACTGACTTAAAACAAAAAGCAGTAGAATTATTAGCGATTTTTGGATTGGAAAATAAATTAACGACTTTAGCTAAAAACTTGCCTTATGGAGAACAGCGACGATTAGAGATTGTTCGAGCCTTAGCGACAGAACCTAAAATTTTATTTTTAGATGAACCAGCAGCGGGAATGAATCCGCAAGAGACAGCCGAACTAACAGAATTAATTCGTAAAATTCAAAAAGACTTTCAGTTAACTATTCTGCTAATTGAACACGATATGAGTTTGGTGATGGATGTATGTCAGCGAATTTATGTTCTGGAATATGGACGTATTATTGCAGAAGGAGAGCCGGAAAAAATTAAAGCGGATCCCCGTGTTATTAAAGCGTACTTGGGAGGGGATATGTAA
- a CDS encoding branched-chain amino acid ABC transporter permease — protein sequence MKKNLKYNLTWLGIAVLVYGVLLVLYNTGVVTLFTDRIIVNIGINIILAVGLNLIIGFSGQFSLGHAGFMAIGAYSGAIMSINNPTYGGFFSGLLLGMVISGIVALVVGVPTLRLKGDYLAIATLGISEIIRILIVNMRDITNGPTGIFGILQFTTWETVYVFAVLTILIVANFIHSGPGRATLAVREDEIAAEAMGVNTTKYKVIAFVLGAITASIAGTLFAGYQQSVFPKDYGFMKSIDILIIVVFGGMGSTTGAVVSAIVLGVLNMFLQDFGYVRMIVYALALIIIMIFKPSGLLGTWEFSVKKIWQKFTKGDDADASINS from the coding sequence ATGAAAAAAAATTTGAAATACAATTTAACCTGGTTAGGAATAGCGGTGTTAGTCTATGGAGTTTTGTTAGTCTTGTATAACACAGGCGTCGTTACTTTGTTTACCGACCGTATTATTGTTAATATTGGAATTAATATTATTTTGGCTGTTGGGTTAAACTTAATTATTGGCTTTTCGGGTCAATTTTCTTTGGGGCATGCCGGATTTATGGCGATTGGAGCTTATTCTGGTGCCATTATGTCAATTAATAATCCAACATATGGTGGCTTTTTCTCTGGTTTATTATTAGGAATGGTCATCTCAGGTATTGTAGCATTAGTAGTGGGTGTGCCAACTTTAAGATTAAAAGGCGATTATTTAGCCATTGCAACGCTAGGAATTTCAGAAATCATCCGTATTCTAATTGTCAATATGCGCGATATAACCAATGGACCAACGGGGATTTTTGGTATTTTACAATTTACTACGTGGGAAACAGTTTATGTATTTGCCGTTTTGACCATCCTAATTGTGGCAAACTTTATCCACAGTGGACCAGGGCGGGCAACGCTAGCTGTGCGAGAAGACGAAATAGCAGCTGAAGCAATGGGTGTTAATACGACAAAATATAAAGTAATTGCGTTTGTTTTGGGTGCAATAACAGCCAGTATTGCAGGTACTTTATTTGCCGGTTACCAACAATCGGTTTTTCCAAAAGACTATGGCTTTATGAAATCCATTGATATTTTAATTATTGTTGTTTTTGGGGGCATGGGCTCTACTACAGGTGCTGTTGTTTCCGCGATTGTTTTAGGCGTTTTAAATATGTTCTTGCAAGATTTTGGATATGTTCGTATGATCGTCTATGCCTTGGCGCTGATTATTATTATGATTTTTAAACCAAGTGGCTTATTAGGAACTTGGGAATTTTCTGTTAAGAAAATTTGGCAAAAATTTACAAAGGGAGACGATGCAGATGCCTCTATTAACAGTTAA
- a CDS encoding branched-chain amino acid ABC transporter permease: METVVQQLLNGLFLGSIYALLALGYTMVYGIIKLINFAHGEVYMIGSFIGYFLINSGGLGFFPALLISMVASAALGVVIEFLAYRPLRKSTRIAALITAIGVSYLLQNVMIFFFSPDVRAFPQVIKRTTYSFGFIKVSNIQLLILAVSVILMILLQLIVKKTKMGKAMRAVSVDPDAAQLMGINVNRTISFTFALGSALAAAGGMLIGLYYNSIDPMMGVTPGLKSFVAAVLGGIGIIPGAALGGFVIGLIETIATALGFSDFKDAIVYLVLILILLIRPAGILGKNIKEKV; this comes from the coding sequence ATGGAAACGGTAGTTCAACAATTATTAAATGGTCTATTCTTAGGCAGCATTTATGCTTTATTGGCCTTGGGCTATACCATGGTTTATGGAATTATTAAGCTAATTAACTTTGCTCACGGCGAAGTCTATATGATTGGTAGTTTTATCGGATATTTTTTAATTAACTCTGGGGGGCTTGGTTTTTTTCCGGCACTTTTAATTTCAATGGTGGCCAGTGCAGCATTGGGTGTGGTAATTGAGTTTTTGGCATATCGTCCTTTACGAAAATCAACACGCATTGCGGCCTTGATTACAGCCATTGGTGTATCGTATTTATTACAAAACGTGATGATATTTTTCTTTAGTCCTGATGTGCGTGCTTTTCCCCAAGTAATTAAACGAACAACATACAGCTTTGGTTTTATTAAAGTTAGCAATATACAGCTATTAATTTTAGCAGTTTCGGTTATTTTAATGATTTTATTACAACTAATTGTAAAGAAAACAAAAATGGGAAAAGCAATGCGAGCTGTTAGTGTTGATCCAGATGCTGCCCAATTAATGGGGATTAATGTCAATAGAACGATTTCTTTTACTTTTGCGCTAGGTTCTGCTTTAGCTGCTGCCGGCGGAATGTTAATAGGGCTTTATTACAATTCAATTGATCCAATGATGGGCGTAACGCCAGGATTAAAATCGTTTGTTGCGGCCGTTTTAGGTGGTATTGGGATTATCCCAGGAGCGGCATTAGGAGGTTTTGTCATCGGCTTGATTGAAACAATTGCAACAGCATTAGGTTTTTCTGATTTTAAAGATGCCATTGTATATTTAGTTTTGATTTTGATTTTATTAATTCGGCCAGCAGGAATTTTAGGTAAAAATATTAAAGAGAAAGTGTAG
- a CDS encoding ABC transporter substrate-binding protein: protein MKKKFAFLFTGLVLLSACSAAPKGGGATEGSAGGNQQEGDTIKIGMNMELSGAVAAYGNAEKEGIELAVEQINAAGGIDGKKIDLVSKDNKSDNNEAGTVATNLTTNSKVVALIGPATSGAVKSALPNATKAQVPLVTPSGTDDAITKQGNNVQAYAFRSCFQDSFQGKILAKYAHENLKADKAIILGDNSSDYGIGLTKAFKDEYKGKIVAEENFTEGDKDFQAVLTKIKDKDFNVLYIPGYYTEAGLIIKQAREMGIETPIVGADGFGDAKLVETAGAGNVSNVFYTGHFSTKAPATDKVEPFIKAFKEKYDKEPSSFNALAYDAVYMVKKAIEDEGSADSSAIKKGLENLKDFKGVTGKMTIDKEHNPEKSAVVLGLTEGKETSAETVNP from the coding sequence ATGAAAAAGAAATTTGCATTTTTATTTACGGGACTAGTATTGTTGTCTGCATGTAGCGCAGCACCAAAAGGAGGCGGAGCCACAGAAGGTTCTGCTGGAGGAAATCAGCAAGAAGGCGATACAATCAAGATTGGTATGAATATGGAATTATCCGGTGCCGTGGCAGCATATGGGAATGCTGAAAAAGAGGGGATTGAATTGGCAGTGGAACAAATCAATGCTGCTGGTGGGATTGATGGCAAAAAAATTGATTTGGTTTCAAAAGATAATAAATCAGATAATAATGAAGCAGGAACAGTGGCAACTAATTTAACCACAAATAGTAAAGTGGTGGCATTAATTGGACCGGCAACATCTGGCGCGGTGAAATCTGCTTTACCAAATGCCACCAAAGCGCAGGTCCCTTTAGTTACGCCATCTGGAACAGATGATGCAATTACAAAACAAGGTAATAACGTACAAGCATACGCATTTCGTTCGTGTTTTCAAGATAGTTTCCAAGGTAAAATTTTAGCTAAATATGCCCATGAAAACTTAAAGGCAGACAAGGCTATTATCTTAGGCGATAATTCGAGCGATTATGGAATTGGCTTAACAAAAGCCTTTAAAGATGAATACAAAGGCAAAATTGTTGCTGAAGAAAACTTTACAGAAGGTGACAAAGATTTCCAAGCAGTCTTAACGAAAATTAAAGACAAAGATTTCAATGTGTTATACATTCCGGGATATTATACAGAAGCTGGTTTAATTATTAAACAGGCACGTGAAATGGGCATTGAAACACCAATTGTCGGAGCAGATGGATTTGGTGACGCAAAGTTAGTAGAGACAGCTGGTGCGGGTAATGTTTCAAATGTCTTTTATACCGGACACTTCTCAACGAAAGCACCTGCAACAGATAAGGTTGAACCGTTTATTAAGGCTTTTAAGGAAAAGTATGATAAAGAACCATCATCTTTTAATGCTTTGGCTTATGATGCAGTTTATATGGTGAAAAAAGCTATTGAAGATGAAGGATCTGCTGATTCAAGTGCTATTAAAAAAGGTTTGGAGAATTTGAAAGACTTTAAAGGTGTGACAGGTAAAATGACGATTGATAAAGAGCACAATCCTGAAAAATCAGCAGTGGTTCTTGGCTTAACAGAAGGTAAAGAAACTTCAGCGGAAACAGTAAATCCGTAA
- the yidD gene encoding membrane protein insertion efficiency factor YidD, producing MKKIMIGLVRGYQRFISPLFPPSCRYYPTCSSYMIQAVEKHGALKGGIMGTARILRCHPFVKGGLDYVPETFSLRRNPHKPDDEQTYFQQQHKKR from the coding sequence ATGAAAAAGATAATGATTGGGCTAGTTCGAGGCTATCAACGTTTTATCTCGCCTTTATTTCCTCCCAGTTGCCGTTATTATCCTACCTGTTCTTCATATATGATTCAAGCAGTAGAAAAACACGGTGCCTTAAAGGGGGGGATTATGGGAACAGCTAGAATACTACGGTGCCATCCTTTTGTAAAAGGTGGGTTAGATTATGTACCGGAAACTTTTTCACTACGGCGTAATCCTCATAAGCCCGATGACGAACAAACGTATTTTCAGCAACAGCATAAAAAACGCTAA
- a CDS encoding 3D domain-containing protein has translation MQTRLLPILSATIVIAVGSMLPVYAAENETTSQPAIQTELVSKDEVTNLSSSLLVQTTNNKAVDLVKNDIKAKEAAKKAAAEKARKIAAEKAAKEKAAKEAAEKAAAEKVAQQEKQEQQASENQPSGQTMMMEATAYSSDPADALGGGSVTATGQNLLVNPMAVAVDPSVIPLGTRLYVEGYGEAYAVDTGSAIQGNIIDVHFSTAGQCEAWGRRQVKVTILG, from the coding sequence ATGCAAACCCGATTATTACCAATTTTGAGTGCAACGATTGTAATTGCTGTAGGTAGTATGTTACCTGTTTATGCTGCAGAAAATGAAACGACTAGCCAACCAGCGATCCAGACAGAACTTGTTTCAAAGGATGAAGTAACAAATCTGTCTAGTTCTTTATTAGTTCAAACAACAAATAACAAGGCTGTAGATTTAGTCAAAAATGATATTAAGGCAAAAGAAGCTGCTAAAAAAGCAGCGGCAGAAAAGGCTCGAAAAATTGCTGCTGAAAAAGCTGCTAAAGAAAAAGCCGCAAAAGAAGCTGCTGAAAAAGCGGCAGCAGAAAAGGTCGCTCAACAAGAAAAACAAGAGCAGCAAGCAAGTGAAAATCAACCAAGTGGTCAAACAATGATGATGGAAGCTACTGCTTATAGCTCCGATCCCGCAGATGCGCTGGGGGGCGGTTCTGTTACAGCAACTGGCCAAAATTTATTAGTAAATCCAATGGCGGTAGCTGTCGATCCAAGTGTGATTCCATTAGGAACGCGATTATATGTGGAAGGTTATGGCGAAGCTTATGCTGTCGATACTGGTTCTGCTATTCAAGGTAACATTATCGATGTTCATTTTTCTACAGCAGGTCAATGTGAAGCTTGGGGAAGACGCCAAGTAAAAGTAACTATTTTAGGATAG
- a CDS encoding DNA-directed RNA polymerase subunit beta, with protein MKLNRYIITTLVKILFVLLLAMIMFIIGTMIGYGGIGEGMPLKVFYPGLWTHILDFMK; from the coding sequence ATGAAATTAAATCGTTATATCATTACGACTTTAGTGAAAATTCTCTTTGTCCTTTTATTAGCTATGATTATGTTTATTATTGGAACGATGATTGGTTATGGGGGAATTGGCGAAGGAATGCCATTAAAAGTTTTTTATCCAGGACTCTGGACCCATATTTTAGATTTTATGAAATAG